One genomic segment of Luteimonas galliterrae includes these proteins:
- a CDS encoding Ku protein, whose amino-acid sequence MARPVWNGTLSFGLLNIPVQLMSGEKRTDIQFRMLDSRDNSPIRYERINAETGEEVAWKDIVKAFEYDKGSYVVLEQEDIKSAAPESHSAIDVEAFVDADAIGPQYFEKPYVLVPAKKAEKGYVLLREALASTKKIGVARVVIRTREHLCAIVPQGDALLLLMMRYPQELVDVEEYNIPEGKPSEYRITAKEKEFSEQLINSMSNDWSPSEYKDEFRARLHAVIKKRMKSKGVVAKKEEDEQDVAENAATNVVDFMSLLQQSIDRNKRTPAKKKVAAKKAPRKAAKKAAKARKAPARKRKSA is encoded by the coding sequence ATGGCACGTCCCGTCTGGAACGGCACCCTGTCTTTCGGGTTGCTCAATATCCCCGTCCAACTGATGTCGGGCGAAAAGCGCACCGACATCCAGTTCCGCATGCTGGATTCGCGCGACAACTCGCCGATCCGCTACGAGCGGATCAACGCCGAGACCGGCGAGGAAGTGGCCTGGAAGGACATCGTCAAGGCCTTCGAATACGACAAGGGAAGCTATGTCGTCCTCGAGCAGGAAGATATCAAGTCGGCGGCGCCGGAAAGCCACAGCGCGATCGACGTGGAAGCCTTCGTCGACGCGGACGCCATCGGCCCGCAGTACTTCGAGAAGCCTTATGTGCTGGTGCCGGCCAAAAAGGCGGAGAAAGGCTATGTGCTGCTGCGCGAGGCGCTGGCCAGCACCAAGAAGATCGGCGTCGCGCGCGTGGTCATACGCACGCGCGAGCATCTGTGCGCGATCGTCCCGCAAGGCGACGCGCTGCTGCTGCTGATGATGCGCTATCCGCAGGAGCTGGTCGATGTGGAGGAATACAACATACCGGAAGGAAAGCCATCGGAGTACCGCATCACCGCGAAAGAAAAGGAATTCTCCGAACAGCTGATCAACAGCATGTCCAACGATTGGTCGCCGTCGGAATACAAGGACGAATTCAGGGCCCGGCTGCACGCGGTCATCAAGAAGAGGATGAAGAGCAAAGGCGTGGTGGCGAAGAAGGAAGAAGACGAGCAGGATGTCGCCGAGAACGCGGCGACCAACGTGGTCGACTTCATGTCGCTGCTGCAGCAGAGCATCGATCGCAACAAGCGCACGCCGGCCAAGAAGAAAGTCGCCGCCAAAAAGGCGCCGCGCAAGGCGGCGAAGAAAGCGGCGAAAGCGCGCAAAGCGCCCGCGCGGAAGCGGAAATCGGCCTGA
- a CDS encoding DEAD/DEAH box helicase, with the protein MPLEAFHPAVANWFRNAFPAPTEAQVAAWPAIRGGRNTLVAAPTGSGKTLTAFMTAIDGLVREGLAQGGCDLLGQQSALPDQTTVVYVSPLKALSNDIRINLEAPLAGIRAELERMGLPDIEIRTAVRTGDTPQAERALARRKPPHILVTTPESLYVLLGSESGRAMLGTVRTVIVDEIHAMVGSKRGSHLALSLERLEALCGRRLTRIGVSATQKPIDEVARFLVGAGAVTQDGAPDCEIVDIGYAKKRDLALELPPTPLSAVMSGDQWSQVFARIADLVAQHRTTLVFVNTRRMAERASRELGELLGKEAVAAHHGSLAKEIRLDAEQKLKRGDLRVLVCTASLELGIDIGDVDLVCQLGSPRSIAAFLQRVGRAGHHVGGVPKGRLFPQTRDELVECAALLDGVRRGELDALIMPIAPLDVLAQQIVAEVSCREWDEDALYEWSRRAWPYADLSRKDYDDVVRMLAEGFSTRRGIRAGYLHRDAVNRKLRGRKGGRMTALMSGGTIPDTGDYTVILEPQAQNIGTVNEDFAVESMAGDIFQLGNTSYRILRVEPGRVRVEDADGAPPSIPFWLGEAPGRTDELSFAVSRLREEVVERLSDHGAAAARDWLVAEIGVPGEAAQQLLDYLAATVVSLGAMPTQDNIVLERFFDESGGTQLVIHTPYGSRINRAWGLALRKRFCRKFNFELQAAATEDAIVLSLSTSHSFPLIEVASYLHSASAEHVLIQALLDAPLFGVRWRWNATTALALPRFTGGKKTPPQLQRMKSEDLLATVFPDQVACLENIVGERQVPDHPLVAQTMHDCLHEAMDVDGWLELLRALESGKVQVTARDLTAPSPFAAEALNARPYAFLDDAPLEERRTQAVQTRRYADPQSADDLGRLDIDAIDAVREEAWPEVRNADEMHEALMGLGVVRSDEADRHGWSEWLQRLAKDHRAAALKPSLSRGGLGGNGDGFDLELWVTAERLPQLLALHPDAALQPPIEAPGEYAQQTWTREDATLELLRSRLTGLGPTSAAELAETLSIPQSEVEMALLRLQGEGYVMQGRFTPGIGVDEWCERHLLARIHRYTLKRLRREIEPVEPRDFMRFLFDWQRVSPGTRVSGPEALAGVLAQLEGFEAPAASWESELLPARVKDYSISWLDDLCTAGRTMWTRLRVSSGDTSGSRGSTPVRATPIVLLPRRHASAWTRLAPGHAADDTLSSRAQRVVDYLSEHGASFFDELVSGAHLLRTELEDALAELVARGRVHCDSYAGLRALLVPASKRPSASSHRRRRASLFGIEDAGRWAPIRRAPSAAGAKPDPEAIEHIARVLLRRYGVVCWRLLEREASWLPPWRELLRVYHRLEARGEIRGGRFIAGLSGEQFALPEAIGLMRQVRQRAHDGAPVCLSAADPLNLVGTLLPGSKLPRLTGSRVLYRDGVPLATLSAGQVELLTTLSPEEERAARKALLREPDSAPVPAPTAIAVH; encoded by the coding sequence ATGCCGTTAGAAGCCTTCCACCCCGCGGTCGCCAACTGGTTCCGCAACGCGTTCCCGGCGCCTACCGAGGCGCAGGTTGCGGCGTGGCCGGCGATCCGCGGCGGCCGCAATACGCTGGTGGCGGCGCCGACCGGCTCGGGCAAGACCCTGACGGCATTCATGACCGCGATCGACGGCCTCGTGCGCGAAGGCTTGGCGCAAGGCGGCTGCGACCTGCTGGGCCAGCAGTCGGCGCTGCCGGACCAGACCACGGTGGTCTACGTCTCGCCGCTCAAGGCGTTGTCGAACGATATCCGGATCAATCTGGAAGCGCCCTTGGCCGGTATCCGCGCCGAACTGGAACGCATGGGCCTGCCGGATATCGAGATCCGCACCGCTGTGCGCACCGGCGACACCCCGCAGGCGGAGCGCGCGTTGGCTCGCCGCAAGCCGCCGCATATCCTGGTCACTACGCCAGAATCGCTTTACGTCCTGCTCGGATCAGAATCGGGCAGGGCGATGCTCGGTACCGTGCGCACGGTGATCGTCGACGAAATCCATGCGATGGTCGGCAGCAAGCGCGGCAGCCATCTGGCGCTGTCGCTGGAACGGCTGGAAGCCCTGTGCGGGCGCCGGCTGACGCGCATCGGCGTGTCGGCCACGCAGAAGCCGATCGACGAAGTCGCGCGGTTCCTGGTCGGCGCCGGCGCGGTAACGCAGGACGGCGCACCCGATTGCGAAATCGTCGACATCGGCTACGCCAAGAAGCGCGACCTCGCCTTGGAACTGCCGCCGACGCCGCTGAGCGCGGTGATGTCCGGCGACCAGTGGAGCCAGGTGTTCGCGCGGATCGCCGACCTAGTCGCCCAGCACCGCACGACGCTGGTGTTCGTCAACACCCGGCGCATGGCCGAACGCGCTTCGCGCGAGCTCGGCGAATTGCTCGGTAAAGAGGCAGTCGCAGCCCACCACGGCAGCCTGGCCAAGGAAATCCGCCTGGATGCGGAACAAAAACTCAAGCGCGGCGACCTGCGCGTGCTGGTGTGCACGGCGTCGCTGGAACTGGGCATCGACATCGGCGATGTCGATCTGGTTTGCCAGCTCGGCTCGCCGCGTTCGATCGCCGCATTCCTGCAGCGCGTCGGCCGCGCCGGCCACCATGTCGGCGGCGTGCCCAAGGGCCGGCTGTTCCCGCAGACGCGCGACGAACTGGTCGAATGCGCTGCGCTGCTCGACGGCGTGCGCCGCGGCGAACTCGACGCGCTGATCATGCCGATCGCGCCGCTGGACGTGCTAGCGCAGCAGATCGTCGCCGAAGTTTCCTGCCGCGAATGGGACGAGGACGCGCTCTACGAATGGTCGCGGCGCGCCTGGCCCTATGCCGATCTGTCGCGCAAGGACTACGACGATGTGGTGCGGATGCTGGCCGAGGGTTTCAGCACCCGCCGCGGCATCCGCGCCGGCTACCTCCACCGCGATGCGGTCAACCGCAAGCTGCGCGGCCGCAAGGGCGGGCGCATGACCGCGCTGATGTCCGGCGGCACCATTCCCGACACCGGCGACTACACCGTCATCCTCGAGCCGCAGGCGCAGAACATCGGCACGGTGAACGAGGACTTCGCGGTCGAAAGCATGGCCGGCGACATCTTCCAGCTCGGCAACACCAGCTACCGCATCCTGCGCGTCGAGCCGGGGCGGGTGCGCGTGGAGGACGCCGACGGCGCGCCGCCCAGCATTCCGTTCTGGCTGGGCGAAGCGCCGGGTCGTACGGACGAACTGTCGTTCGCGGTGTCGCGGCTGCGCGAGGAAGTGGTCGAGCGTCTCTCCGACCACGGCGCGGCGGCGGCCCGCGACTGGCTGGTCGCCGAGATCGGCGTGCCGGGCGAAGCCGCGCAGCAGTTGCTGGACTACCTCGCCGCCACGGTGGTCTCGCTCGGAGCGATGCCGACCCAGGACAACATCGTGCTGGAGCGTTTCTTCGACGAATCCGGCGGCACCCAGCTGGTGATCCACACGCCGTACGGCAGCCGCATCAACCGCGCCTGGGGCCTGGCGCTGCGCAAGCGCTTCTGCCGCAAGTTCAATTTCGAATTGCAGGCGGCGGCGACAGAGGACGCGATCGTGCTGTCGCTGTCCACCAGCCACAGCTTCCCCCTGATCGAAGTGGCGAGCTATCTGCATTCGGCCTCGGCCGAACACGTACTGATCCAAGCGCTGCTGGACGCACCGCTGTTCGGCGTGCGTTGGCGTTGGAACGCGACCACCGCGCTGGCCTTGCCGCGCTTCACCGGCGGCAAGAAGACGCCGCCGCAGCTGCAGCGGATGAAGTCCGAGGATTTGCTGGCGACCGTATTCCCGGACCAGGTCGCCTGCCTGGAGAACATCGTCGGCGAACGCCAGGTGCCCGACCATCCGCTGGTCGCGCAGACCATGCACGACTGCCTGCACGAGGCGATGGACGTCGACGGTTGGCTGGAACTGCTGCGCGCGCTGGAATCGGGCAAGGTGCAGGTCACCGCGCGCGACCTGACCGCGCCATCGCCGTTCGCCGCCGAGGCGTTGAATGCGCGCCCCTACGCCTTCCTCGACGACGCGCCGCTGGAAGAGCGCCGCACGCAAGCGGTGCAAACCCGCCGCTACGCCGATCCGCAGAGCGCGGACGATCTGGGCCGGCTGGATATCGATGCGATCGATGCGGTTCGCGAGGAAGCCTGGCCCGAGGTGCGCAACGCCGACGAGATGCACGAGGCGTTGATGGGGCTTGGCGTCGTGAGAAGCGACGAGGCGGATCGCCATGGCTGGTCCGAATGGTTGCAGCGCCTTGCGAAAGACCACCGCGCTGCGGCTCTAAAGCCCTCCCTTTCAAGGGGAGGGTTGGGTGGGAATGGGGATGGGTTTGATCTTGAGTTGTGGGTCACTGCCGAGCGGCTCCCACAATTGCTTGCGCTGCACCCCGATGCGGCCCTGCAACCGCCGATCGAAGCGCCCGGCGAATACGCACAGCAAACCTGGACACGGGAGGATGCCACGCTCGAATTGCTGCGTTCGCGCCTGACCGGCCTGGGCCCGACGTCCGCCGCGGAATTGGCCGAAACGCTTTCGATACCGCAATCAGAAGTCGAAATGGCGCTGCTGCGCCTGCAAGGCGAGGGCTATGTGATGCAGGGCCGCTTCACGCCCGGCATCGGCGTCGACGAGTGGTGCGAACGGCATCTGCTGGCGCGCATCCACCGCTATACGCTCAAGCGCCTGCGCCGCGAGATCGAACCGGTCGAACCGCGCGATTTCATGCGCTTCCTGTTCGACTGGCAACGCGTGAGTCCGGGCACGCGCGTCAGCGGCCCCGAAGCGCTGGCCGGGGTGCTGGCGCAATTGGAAGGCTTCGAGGCGCCGGCGGCGTCCTGGGAATCCGAGTTGCTGCCGGCGCGCGTCAAGGACTACTCGATCTCGTGGCTGGACGATCTGTGCACCGCCGGCCGCACGATGTGGACGCGTTTGCGGGTGAGTTCCGGCGATACCAGCGGCAGTCGCGGCAGCACGCCGGTGCGCGCAACGCCGATCGTGCTGCTGCCGCGCCGCCACGCCTCGGCCTGGACGCGGCTTGCGCCCGGACATGCCGCCGACGACACGCTGTCTTCGCGCGCGCAACGGGTCGTCGACTATCTAAGCGAACACGGCGCTTCGTTCTTCGACGAACTCGTCTCCGGCGCGCACCTGCTGCGCACGGAACTGGAAGACGCGCTGGCCGAACTGGTTGCGCGTGGCCGCGTGCACTGCGACAGCTACGCCGGCTTGCGCGCCTTGCTGGTGCCGGCGTCGAAGCGGCCCAGCGCGTCTTCGCATCGCCGCCGCCGCGCGTCGCTGTTCGGGATCGAGGACGCCGGACGCTGGGCGCCGATCCGCCGCGCTCCTTCCGCTGCCGGCGCCAAGCCCGATCCGGAGGCGATCGAACACATCGCCCGCGTGCTGCTGCGTCGCTACGGCGTGGTGTGCTGGCGCCTGCTGGAGCGCGAAGCGTCCTGGCTGCCGCCGTGGCGCGAACTGCTGCGCGTCTACCATCGCCTGGAAGCGCGCGGCGAGATCCGCGGCGGCCGTTTCATCGCCGGTTTGTCGGGCGAGCAGTTCGCGCTGCCGGAAGCCATCGGCCTGATGCGCCAGGTGCGGCAGCGCGCGCACGATGGCGCACCGGTCTGCTTGTCCGCGGCCGATCCGTTGAACCTGGTCGGCACGCTGTTGCCTGGCAGCAAGCTGCCGCGCCTGACCGGATCGCGGGTGCTGTATCGCGATGGCGTACCGCTGGCGACCCTGAGCGCGGGACAGGTCGAACTGCTCACGACACTGAGCCCCGAAGAGGAGCGCGCAGCACGCAAGGCGTTGTTGCGCGAGCCCGATTCTGCGCCGGTGCCGGCGCCCACCGCGATCGCGGTGCATTGA
- a CDS encoding glycerophosphodiester phosphodiesterase family protein: MSLRCTKLAWTLGAAALLAFGAACAQGPAVTDRPARHHDDDHHGLIVIGHRGASGYRPEHTLESYRLAIRQGADFIEPDLVATKDGVLVARHENEISGTTDVADRPEFADRKTTKTIDGVALTGWFTEDFTLAEIKTLRAKERIPEIRPQNKRYDGLYQIPTFAEVIQLAKRESRGDRKIGIYPETKHPTYFAKEGRRIDGSLIATSLGAKLVETLVAQGFTDPERIYIQSFEVENLIELKKKLMPMAGLGVPLVQLYDDIAAAKPYDIVYNVAHGADLAAIYGGLAQKIEGGIGPDTGYGSFVTQPVLNWMKANYASGIGPWKVNLLPRTALDPKVDANGDGKAELGTRNTGIVHPMLGRALKAGLQVHPYTLRAEESFLTQTPNGVSQTALAEAVQLYGMGVQGFFIDQPDVGVAAREIFLDLNRQSRDR, from the coding sequence ATGAGTCTGCGTTGCACTAAACTCGCCTGGACGCTGGGTGCGGCCGCCCTGTTAGCCTTCGGCGCCGCCTGCGCACAAGGGCCCGCTGTGACCGATCGACCCGCCCGCCACCATGACGACGACCACCACGGCCTGATCGTGATCGGCCACCGCGGCGCCAGCGGCTATCGCCCCGAACATACGCTCGAATCCTATAGGCTCGCGATCCGGCAGGGCGCCGATTTCATCGAACCCGATCTGGTAGCGACCAAGGACGGCGTGCTGGTCGCGCGCCACGAGAACGAAATCTCCGGCACCACCGATGTCGCCGATCGTCCCGAATTCGCCGACCGCAAGACCACCAAGACCATCGACGGCGTCGCGCTGACCGGTTGGTTCACCGAGGATTTCACCCTCGCCGAGATCAAGACGCTGCGCGCCAAGGAACGGATTCCTGAGATCCGTCCGCAGAACAAGCGCTACGACGGCCTGTATCAGATCCCGACCTTCGCCGAAGTGATCCAGCTCGCCAAGCGCGAGAGCCGCGGCGACCGCAAGATCGGCATCTATCCGGAAACCAAGCACCCGACCTATTTCGCCAAGGAAGGCCGCCGCATCGACGGCAGCCTCATTGCGACTTCGCTCGGGGCGAAGCTGGTGGAAACGCTGGTCGCGCAAGGCTTCACCGATCCCGAGCGCATCTACATCCAGAGCTTCGAAGTCGAGAACCTGATCGAGCTGAAGAAAAAGCTCATGCCGATGGCCGGCCTGGGCGTTCCGCTGGTGCAGCTCTACGACGACATCGCCGCGGCCAAGCCCTACGACATCGTCTACAACGTCGCCCACGGCGCCGATCTGGCCGCGATCTACGGCGGCCTGGCGCAGAAGATCGAAGGCGGCATTGGTCCCGATACCGGCTACGGTTCGTTCGTCACGCAGCCGGTGCTGAACTGGATGAAGGCCAATTACGCTTCCGGCATCGGGCCGTGGAAGGTGAATCTATTGCCGCGTACCGCGCTCGATCCGAAAGTCGACGCCAACGGCGACGGCAAGGCCGAACTGGGTACGCGCAATACCGGTATCGTGCACCCGATGCTGGGTCGCGCGCTGAAAGCCGGACTGCAGGTGCATCCGTACACGCTGCGTGCGGAGGAGAGCTTCCTCACCCAGACGCCGAACGGCGTGTCGCAAACGGCTCTGGCCGAAGCGGTGCAGCTCTACGGCATGGGCGTGCAGGGTTTCTTCATCGACCAGCCGGATGTGGGCGTGGCGGCGCGCGAGATTTTTCTCGATCTTAATCGCCAGTCGCGCGATCGTTAA
- the ligD gene encoding DNA ligase D has translation MSLREYARKRRFGQTPEPAGDAGVGRHGHRPTFVVQLHHARARHYDFRLEMDGTLKSWAVPKGPSLRAGEKRLAVEVEDHPLGYADFEGDIPQGHYGAGHVDRFDHGVWSSNGDPLEALAAGKIDFVLHGGKLNGGWKLVRTAKSARQPQWLLIKRDDEFAQDAEADDLVGKKGKASSRPAAASKAKTAKKSPASRKRKPKRDWRASAQALEGARVLRDRTLPAPQLASLRQTPPPGDGWLHELKWDGYRLLVRIEKGKAKLRSRKNLDWTADYPEIVAALESLGISDADLDGELIALDAKGRDDFSTLQHTIAGTANATLRYVLFDMPALEGIDLSRTRLLERKQLLESLLQGSAPILAYSQHIVGHGDEVFAASAQQGMEGIISKNVAAHYRSGRSDAWIKVKHAQSDEFVVVGYTAPRRSRTGFGSLLLATRERANLKYVGRVGTGFDDETLRSLTKTLRRLERKKPVVDLPPHIPLSLRTVTWVEPKLIAEIEFRGWAKEGLLRQGSFIRLREDKAMKDIGGDTGQRITSPDKQVYPESGITKQMVADYYRAIAPRILPEIARRPLSLLRCPDGLNGQCFFQKHHAGTLGQYVHAIPIREKDGGKDDYLYVEDVEGLLDLVQMNTLELHPWGSRIDDIEHPDLLVFDLDPGPGVKWKDVIAAARDVRARLEEIGMHSFVRLSGGKGLHVVLPIKPGPSWEQAKAFCEAFADAMATQAPDRYVATASKAKRQGVIFIDWLRNGRGATSVASWSLRARAGAGVAMPLRWDELGRTKSGAEFTMQRALTRASRLRKTVWEGWNKATKQSLVALE, from the coding sequence ATGAGCCTACGCGAGTACGCCAGGAAGCGCCGGTTCGGCCAGACGCCGGAGCCCGCCGGCGATGCCGGCGTAGGCCGGCACGGGCACCGGCCGACCTTTGTCGTGCAACTGCATCATGCGCGCGCGCGGCACTACGATTTCAGGCTGGAGATGGACGGCACGCTGAAGAGCTGGGCGGTGCCGAAAGGCCCGTCCCTGCGGGCGGGCGAGAAACGGCTGGCGGTGGAGGTGGAAGACCATCCGCTCGGTTACGCCGATTTCGAAGGCGACATCCCGCAAGGCCACTACGGCGCCGGCCATGTCGACCGCTTCGATCACGGGGTATGGAGTTCCAACGGCGACCCGTTGGAAGCGCTGGCGGCGGGAAAGATCGACTTCGTCCTGCACGGCGGCAAATTGAACGGCGGCTGGAAACTGGTGCGCACCGCAAAATCCGCACGCCAGCCGCAATGGTTGCTGATCAAGCGCGACGACGAATTCGCGCAGGACGCGGAGGCCGACGATTTGGTCGGAAAAAAGGGCAAGGCATCCAGCAGGCCGGCGGCCGCATCGAAGGCCAAAACCGCGAAAAAATCGCCCGCATCGCGCAAACGCAAACCGAAGCGCGACTGGCGCGCTTCGGCGCAGGCGCTCGAGGGCGCCCGGGTGCTGCGCGACCGCACATTGCCCGCGCCGCAACTGGCGAGCTTGCGCCAAACGCCGCCGCCGGGAGACGGTTGGCTGCACGAGTTGAAATGGGACGGATACCGCCTGCTCGTGAGGATCGAGAAAGGCAAGGCCAAGCTGCGCTCGCGCAAGAACCTGGACTGGACCGCGGACTATCCGGAGATCGTGGCTGCGCTCGAATCGTTGGGCATAAGCGATGCCGACTTGGACGGCGAGCTGATCGCCCTCGACGCCAAAGGCAGGGACGATTTCTCCACGTTGCAGCACACGATCGCCGGCACCGCCAACGCCACGCTGCGCTACGTACTGTTCGACATGCCGGCGCTGGAAGGCATCGACCTGTCGCGGACGCGGCTGCTCGAACGCAAGCAATTGTTGGAGTCGCTACTGCAGGGCAGCGCTCCGATCCTGGCCTACAGCCAGCACATCGTCGGCCACGGCGACGAGGTCTTCGCCGCCAGCGCGCAGCAAGGTATGGAAGGCATCATCAGCAAGAATGTCGCTGCGCATTACCGCAGCGGCCGCTCGGACGCCTGGATCAAGGTCAAGCATGCGCAGAGCGACGAGTTCGTCGTGGTCGGCTACACCGCGCCCAGGCGCTCGCGAACCGGTTTCGGCTCCCTGCTGTTGGCGACACGGGAGCGTGCGAATTTGAAGTACGTCGGCCGGGTGGGGACGGGCTTCGACGACGAGACCTTGCGCAGCCTGACCAAGACGCTGCGCAGGCTGGAACGGAAAAAGCCCGTCGTCGACCTGCCGCCGCATATCCCGCTGTCGCTGCGGACGGTGACTTGGGTGGAGCCCAAGCTCATCGCCGAAATCGAATTCCGCGGCTGGGCCAAGGAAGGCCTGCTGCGCCAAGGCAGTTTCATCCGATTGCGCGAGGACAAAGCCATGAAGGACATCGGAGGCGATACCGGGCAGCGCATCACCAGTCCGGACAAGCAGGTGTATCCGGAAAGCGGCATCACCAAGCAAATGGTGGCGGACTACTATCGTGCGATCGCGCCGCGAATATTGCCCGAAATCGCACGCCGCCCGTTGTCGCTATTGCGTTGCCCGGACGGACTCAACGGCCAGTGCTTCTTCCAGAAGCATCACGCAGGAACGCTGGGCCAGTACGTTCATGCCATTCCGATACGCGAGAAGGACGGCGGCAAGGACGACTATCTTTATGTCGAAGATGTCGAGGGCCTGCTGGATCTGGTGCAGATGAATACGCTAGAGCTGCATCCGTGGGGATCGCGGATCGATGACATCGAGCATCCCGACCTGCTGGTATTCGATCTGGATCCAGGGCCCGGCGTGAAGTGGAAGGACGTGATCGCCGCGGCCCGCGACGTGCGCGCCAGGCTGGAGGAAATCGGCATGCACAGCTTCGTGCGCTTGTCCGGCGGCAAGGGCCTGCATGTGGTGCTGCCGATCAAGCCCGGTCCGAGTTGGGAACAGGCCAAAGCCTTCTGCGAAGCTTTCGCCGATGCGATGGCCACGCAAGCGCCGGATCGCTACGTCGCCACCGCCAGCAAGGCCAAACGGCAGGGCGTGATCTTCATCGATTGGCTGCGCAACGGCCGAGGCGCGACCAGCGTGGCCAGCTGGTCGCTGCGCGCGCGGGCCGGAGCGGGCGTGGCGATGCCGCTGCGCTGGGACGAGCTGGGCCGCACCAAATCCGGGGCGGAGTTCACGATGCAACGCGCCTTGACGCGCGCCTCGCGCCTGCGCAAGACCGTGTGGGAAGGCTGGAACAAGGCCACGAAGCAGTCTCTGGTGGCGCTGGAGTGA